Proteins from a single region of Sphingopyxis sp. BSN-002:
- the coaD gene encoding pantetheine-phosphate adenylyltransferase, producing the protein MRIGVYPGTFDPITLGHMDIIRRGAKLVDRLIIGVTTNIAKSPLFDDDERIAMVRAEVADIEGDIEVVGFNSLLMDFADAQGASVVVRGIRGVTDFEYEYQLTGMNRQLNARVETVFLMADVSLQPIASRLVKEIAIFGGDIHKFVTPAVEKAVVSRIAERGLRQGTG; encoded by the coding sequence ATGCGCATTGGGGTCTATCCCGGAACCTTCGACCCGATCACGCTCGGGCACATGGATATCATCCGCCGCGGTGCAAAGCTGGTCGACCGGCTGATCATCGGAGTCACCACGAACATCGCGAAATCGCCGCTGTTCGACGACGACGAGCGCATCGCCATGGTGAGGGCCGAGGTTGCGGATATCGAGGGTGACATTGAAGTCGTCGGCTTCAATTCCCTGCTGATGGACTTTGCCGACGCGCAGGGCGCCTCGGTGGTGGTGCGCGGGATCCGGGGGGTCACCGATTTCGAATATGAGTATCAGCTCACGGGTATGAACCGCCAGCTCAACGCCCGGGTCGAGACGGTATTTCTGATGGCCGACGTCAGCCTGCAGCCGATCGCGTCGCGGCTGGTCAAGGAAATCGCCATATTCGGGGGTGACATCCACAAATTCGTGACTCCGGCGGTCGAGAAGGCGGTCGTGTCGCGCATTGCCGAACGCGGGCTACGGCAGGGAACGGGCTGA
- a CDS encoding polyprenyl synthetase family protein has product MAIVESASLLQAAQDDVAAGIDLLFDRLLTVPADPRSRLYEAMRHAAIAGGKRLRPLLVRAAGDLFHVDRNLSLRVGAAVEAMHVYSLIHDDLPCMDDDDMRRGKPTVHKAFDDATAVLAGDSLHALAFEWLCDPVTHADPFVRAELCCELARAAGPAGMAGGQMMDLAAETSDFDLPTVTRLQQLKTGALIAFSVEAGAILARVPAEGRRPLRGYARDIGLAFQIADDIMDVEGDEALAGKALHKDAAAGKATFVTLMGLERAREQARLLVDQAIAHLAGFGEEAALLRAIARYVVERDH; this is encoded by the coding sequence GTGGCGATCGTCGAATCCGCATCCTTGCTCCAGGCCGCGCAGGATGACGTCGCAGCGGGAATCGACCTGCTGTTCGACCGCCTGCTCACCGTCCCCGCCGATCCGCGCAGCCGCCTGTACGAAGCGATGCGTCATGCCGCGATCGCGGGAGGAAAACGACTCCGCCCGCTGCTCGTTCGTGCGGCGGGAGACCTGTTCCACGTCGACCGCAATCTCAGCCTGCGGGTGGGCGCGGCGGTCGAGGCGATGCATGTCTATTCACTGATCCACGACGACCTGCCGTGCATGGACGACGATGACATGCGCCGCGGCAAGCCGACGGTGCACAAGGCGTTCGACGACGCGACCGCGGTTCTTGCGGGCGATTCGCTCCATGCGCTTGCCTTCGAATGGCTTTGCGATCCCGTGACGCACGCCGACCCGTTTGTCCGTGCCGAACTGTGCTGCGAGCTCGCGCGTGCGGCGGGTCCTGCCGGCATGGCCGGCGGGCAGATGATGGACCTCGCTGCGGAAACGTCCGATTTCGACTTGCCGACCGTCACCCGGCTGCAGCAGCTCAAGACCGGTGCGCTGATCGCCTTCTCGGTCGAGGCGGGCGCGATCCTCGCGCGCGTTCCGGCCGAAGGGCGCCGCCCCCTGCGCGGCTATGCGCGCGACATCGGGCTGGCCTTCCAGATCGCCGACGACATCATGGACGTCGAGGGCGACGAGGCGCTGGCGGGCAAGGCGCTCCACAAGGACGCGGCCGCAGGCAAGGCGACCTTCGTCACGCTCATGGGGCTCGAGCGCGCACGCGAACAGGCGCGGCTGCTCGTCGATCAGGCAATTGCGCATCTCGCCGGTTTCGGCGAAGAGGCGGCGCTGCTGCGCGCCATCGCACGCTATGTCGTCGAAAGGGACCATTGA
- a CDS encoding exodeoxyribonuclease VII small subunit, whose protein sequence is MTDTPENSDATPISSLSFEAAMGELERIVRHLESGDVSLEKSVALYERGHALRQHCEARLAAAQARIEQVSLGADGQAAGTTPFGEG, encoded by the coding sequence ATGACGGACACCCCCGAAAATAGCGACGCGACCCCCATTTCTTCCCTGTCGTTCGAGGCCGCGATGGGCGAGCTCGAACGCATCGTCCGGCACCTCGAAAGCGGCGACGTCAGCCTCGAGAAATCGGTCGCGCTCTACGAACGCGGCCACGCCCTGCGGCAGCATTGCGAGGCGCGTCTTGCAGCAGCGCAGGCGCGTATCGAGCAGGTCAGCCTGGGTGCGGACGGACAGGCGGCGGGAACGACTCCCTTCGGCGAGGGCTGA
- a CDS encoding DUF2177 family protein, which produces MNPQTLAAYVATAIFFGALDAVWLTRVGPKLYRPEIGALLMDGWRPAPALIFYALYILGIQIFAVQPALSAGKWPVAAGYGALFGFFCYMTYDLTNQATMKIWSTRVTVADIAWGTCATGVAAGAAAWAVLTFLPRSA; this is translated from the coding sequence GTGAACCCACAGACCCTTGCTGCCTATGTCGCGACGGCAATCTTCTTCGGTGCACTCGACGCGGTCTGGTTGACCCGGGTCGGACCGAAGCTCTACCGCCCCGAGATCGGCGCACTGCTCATGGACGGCTGGCGCCCGGCGCCTGCGTTGATCTTCTATGCGCTCTACATTCTCGGTATCCAGATTTTCGCGGTTCAGCCTGCCCTGTCCGCCGGCAAGTGGCCTGTCGCGGCGGGCTATGGCGCGCTGTTCGGCTTCTTCTGTTACATGACCTATGATCTCACCAATCAGGCGACGATGAAGATCTGGTCGACCAGGGTCACGGTCGCCGACATCGCATGGGGGACATGCGCGACCGGCGTCGCCGCGGGCGCCGCGGCGTGGGCGGTCCTAACTTTCTTGCCGCGTAGCGCCTGA